The Bordetella sp. FB-8 genome includes a window with the following:
- a CDS encoding SPOR domain-containing protein gives MASQRKASSASVGSTMYGVLAGLLIGLAIAAGVAFYVTRAPMPFVDRASRQHEPGKMPDLSQVNPNQGLSGGTVTVPPVPVPSDEEDAANKKTDDLGALIASLPPSDSKPSSTPAAPAPVVSAPVPIPAPAPSVQAKPAAASPAPIVSLPPAAASKNSPAPAASGEAYFLQAGAYRQSADAESVRARILLLGLKAAVQRAQVGGTQWYRVRVGPYGRLDDMNRARVTLSDNKIQSTVVRQ, from the coding sequence ATGGCCTCGCAACGCAAAGCTTCCAGCGCTTCGGTCGGCAGCACGATGTACGGTGTGCTTGCCGGTCTGCTGATCGGGCTGGCCATCGCGGCGGGCGTCGCTTTCTACGTGACGCGCGCGCCCATGCCTTTCGTCGACCGGGCTTCGCGGCAGCACGAGCCGGGCAAGATGCCCGACCTGAGCCAGGTCAATCCCAATCAAGGACTCTCCGGCGGCACGGTCACGGTGCCGCCCGTTCCCGTGCCCAGCGACGAGGAGGACGCGGCAAACAAGAAAACGGACGACCTGGGCGCGCTGATTGCCTCCCTTCCGCCTTCCGACAGCAAGCCGTCATCCACCCCGGCCGCGCCTGCGCCGGTGGTCTCGGCGCCCGTTCCGATTCCTGCCCCTGCCCCTTCCGTGCAGGCCAAGCCGGCCGCGGCGAGTCCGGCGCCGATCGTGTCCCTGCCGCCGGCTGCGGCGTCCAAAAACTCGCCTGCTCCGGCCGCTTCCGGCGAGGCCTATTTCCTGCAGGCCGGCGCCTACAGGCAATCGGCCGATGCGGAGTCGGTGCGAGCCCGCATTCTGCTTCTAGGCCTGAAGGCCGCGGTGCAGCGCGCGCAGGTCGGCGGCACGCAGTGGTACCGGGTGCGCGTGGGTCCCTACGGCAGGCTCGACGACATGAACCGCGCTCGCGTCACGCTGTCCGACAACAAAATCCAATCGACGGTCGTGCGCCAGTAG
- a CDS encoding thiol:disulfide interchange protein DsbA/DsbL, with amino-acid sequence MQASSLTRRAFVAATIALAGLGFASTSRAQAAQQAYQVVSPAQPSDTPGKIEVLEFFAYNCPHCFHMEPMVLDWIKTEPKDVVFKQIPVAWNASMKPMQQLYYTLKAMNRLDLSPKVFDAIHVQHIPLFTKGPMVDWAVKQGLDKDKFVAVFDSFAVQNDVKRADELTQIYNVDGTPSYAVGGKYLTSPVLAGNSYEGALQEVDKLIPMARGSK; translated from the coding sequence ATGCAGGCCAGTTCCCTTACCCGGCGCGCTTTCGTTGCCGCCACGATCGCCCTCGCGGGCCTGGGCTTCGCTTCGACCAGCCGGGCGCAGGCCGCTCAGCAGGCCTATCAGGTCGTTTCTCCCGCCCAGCCTTCCGACACCCCGGGCAAGATCGAGGTGCTCGAGTTCTTTGCCTATAACTGTCCGCACTGCTTCCACATGGAACCCATGGTGCTGGACTGGATCAAGACCGAACCCAAGGATGTCGTTTTCAAGCAGATCCCGGTGGCGTGGAATGCGAGCATGAAGCCCATGCAGCAGCTTTACTACACGCTCAAGGCCATGAATCGGCTGGATCTGAGCCCCAAGGTGTTCGATGCCATCCACGTCCAGCACATCCCCTTGTTCACCAAGGGCCCCATGGTCGACTGGGCCGTCAAACAGGGATTGGATAAGGACAAGTTCGTGGCCGTATTCGATTCCTTCGCCGTGCAGAACGATGTGAAGCGGGCTGACGAGCTGACCCAGATCTACAATGTCGATGGAACTCCGTCCTATGCCGTGGGCGGCAAGTACCTGACCTCGCCCGTGCTGGCGGGCAACAGCTATGAAGGCGCCCTGCAGGAAGTCGACAAGCTGATTCCGATGGCGCGCGGCAGCAAGTAA
- a CDS encoding PLP-dependent aspartate aminotransferase family protein, with protein sequence MSDSSRQIATFLAHAGAAPFNPETGVAPVNLPPMRASTVRFRDIAKLEQAQRHRAEGGRPASYGIYGMDTHIALENIFKELEDGEYCALQPSGLASIAMLFLGLLSAGEHALVADCVYGPVHELNNALLKRMGVEITLFPSDAAPGEIEKLIRPNTRLLYVETPGSLLFQMMDIPALAELAARRGLVLATDNTWGSGYIYRPLQLGAHVSVIAGTKYIAGHSDVMLGAVVARDSAIFQRIARTQYAVGNSISADDVWLALRGVRTMPVRMDQHARHAMTVCDFLAARPEVSRLYNPAWPQDPGHALWLRDCSGTNGMLAVSLKFTPAQARRFVESLTLFGIGFSWGGFESLVQLVTPGELARHAYWTEGDLALVRLHIGLEDPRDVIADLTQALETAKKA encoded by the coding sequence ATGTCCGACTCTTCCAGACAGATAGCCACCTTCCTGGCCCACGCCGGCGCCGCCCCCTTCAACCCCGAGACCGGCGTCGCGCCGGTCAACCTGCCGCCGATGCGCGCCAGCACCGTGCGCTTTCGCGACATCGCCAAGCTGGAGCAGGCCCAGCGCCACCGCGCCGAAGGCGGCCGTCCGGCCAGCTACGGCATCTACGGCATGGACACGCACATCGCGCTGGAAAACATCTTCAAGGAGCTGGAAGACGGCGAATACTGCGCCCTGCAGCCCTCGGGCCTGGCCTCCATCGCCATGCTCTTCCTGGGGCTGTTGTCGGCGGGCGAGCACGCGCTGGTGGCCGATTGCGTGTACGGACCGGTCCATGAATTGAACAACGCCTTGCTCAAGCGCATGGGCGTGGAGATCACCCTCTTTCCCAGCGATGCCGCGCCCGGCGAAATCGAAAAGCTGATCCGGCCCAATACGCGGCTGCTGTATGTGGAGACGCCCGGTTCGCTGCTTTTCCAGATGATGGACATACCGGCGCTGGCCGAACTGGCCGCCCGGCGCGGCCTGGTACTGGCCACCGACAATACCTGGGGTTCGGGCTACATCTACCGACCGCTGCAGCTGGGCGCGCACGTCTCGGTGATCGCAGGCACCAAGTACATCGCCGGCCATTCCGACGTGATGCTGGGCGCGGTAGTGGCCCGCGACTCCGCGATCTTCCAGCGCATCGCCCGCACGCAATACGCCGTCGGCAACTCGATCAGCGCCGATGATGTCTGGCTCGCCCTACGCGGGGTTCGCACCATGCCCGTGCGCATGGACCAGCATGCCAGGCACGCCATGACCGTCTGCGACTTCCTGGCCGCGCGGCCCGAAGTCTCGCGCCTCTACAACCCCGCGTGGCCGCAGGACCCGGGCCACGCCTTGTGGCTGCGCGACTGCAGCGGCACCAACGGCATGCTGGCGGTCTCGCTCAAGTTCACGCCCGCGCAGGCGCGGCGCTTCGTGGAATCGCTCACGCTGTTCGGCATCGGTTTTTCCTGGGGCGGATTCGAAAGCCTGGTTCAACTGGTGACGCCGGGCGAACTGGCGCGGCACGCCTACTGGACCGAAGGGGACCTGGCGCTGGTACGCCTGCACATCGGCCTGGAAGACCCGCGCGACGTGATCGCGGACCTGACGCAGGCACTGGAAACCGCGAAAAAAGCCTGA
- a CDS encoding nitroreductase, producing the protein MQTPADRGDAQLEKWLRERYSCRAFRPEPVPRETIERILELAQRTASWCNCQPWQLAIASGAGMERVRAALAARHAQDAQGKRDFGDPSAYEGVYLERRRESGYQLYEALGIARGDHKAYERQAARNFVLFDAPHLAVVTSPAELGAYGAIDCGGYVSTFMLAARANGVACIAQAAIAQYPDVLRRELGLADNQLVVCGISFGYEDSDHPVNQYRTRRAPTSEAVSWIDA; encoded by the coding sequence ATGCAGACGCCCGCCGACCGCGGCGACGCGCAGCTGGAGAAGTGGCTGCGCGAGCGCTACAGCTGCCGCGCCTTTCGCCCCGAGCCCGTGCCGCGCGAAACCATCGAGCGCATACTCGAACTGGCACAGCGCACGGCCTCGTGGTGCAACTGCCAGCCCTGGCAGCTGGCCATCGCGTCGGGCGCGGGCATGGAGCGCGTGCGTGCCGCGCTCGCGGCCCGTCATGCGCAGGACGCGCAGGGCAAACGCGACTTCGGCGACCCCAGCGCCTACGAAGGCGTCTACCTCGAGCGGCGCCGCGAATCGGGCTACCAGCTCTACGAAGCGCTGGGCATCGCGCGCGGCGACCACAAAGCCTACGAGCGCCAGGCGGCGCGCAATTTCGTGCTGTTCGATGCGCCGCACCTGGCCGTCGTCACCAGCCCTGCCGAGCTCGGCGCGTACGGCGCCATCGATTGCGGCGGCTACGTGTCCACCTTCATGCTGGCCGCGCGCGCCAACGGCGTTGCCTGCATCGCTCAAGCCGCAATCGCACAATACCCGGACGTGCTGCGCCGCGAGCTCGGCCTGGCCGATAATCAACTTGTGGTCTGCGGCATTTCCTTCGGCTACGAAGACAGCGACCATCCCGTGAACCAATACCGAACCCGTCGTGCGCCCACGTCAGAAGCCGTGAGCTGGATCGACGCATAA
- a CDS encoding MBL fold metallo-hydrolase has protein sequence MNPNEQKLHYPLGDVQPEPGLTCPIADGVAWVQMPLPFALNHINLWLLRDEIDGRQGWTIVDCGVAREDTKALWERVFETSLDGLPVLRVLVTHMHPDHIGLADWLCQRWQAPLWISMTDFMTASFWSSRAGGSGAGGEGAVAHFARHGLVDPESQAKIRERSNYYLGLVPSVPPRFTRLMHGDTVHIGRHDWRVITGYGHAPEHVSLFCADLNLLISGDMVLPRISTNISVFDHEPDANPLPLYLKSLEAYADLPEDTLVLPSHGRPFTGLHERVRQQQDHHAERLAEVQAACKEGPKSTTDIVPVLFKRALDLHQLTFAMGEALAHLHALYYAGKLRRHLGEDGIIRFTAA, from the coding sequence ATGAACCCCAACGAACAGAAGCTGCACTACCCCTTGGGCGATGTCCAGCCCGAGCCTGGCCTGACCTGCCCGATCGCCGACGGCGTGGCCTGGGTGCAGATGCCCCTGCCCTTTGCCTTGAACCATATCAACCTCTGGCTGCTGCGCGACGAGATCGATGGCCGCCAAGGCTGGACCATCGTCGACTGCGGCGTGGCGCGCGAGGACACCAAGGCCTTGTGGGAGCGCGTGTTCGAGACATCGCTTGACGGCCTGCCGGTGCTGCGCGTGCTGGTCACCCATATGCACCCCGACCATATCGGGCTGGCCGACTGGCTGTGCCAACGCTGGCAAGCGCCTTTATGGATCAGCATGACCGACTTCATGACGGCCTCGTTCTGGTCGTCGCGCGCCGGCGGCTCGGGCGCCGGCGGGGAGGGCGCGGTGGCGCATTTCGCCCGCCACGGCCTGGTCGACCCTGAATCGCAGGCCAAGATTCGCGAGCGTTCCAACTACTACCTGGGCCTGGTGCCTTCCGTTCCGCCGCGCTTCACGCGCCTGATGCACGGCGATACGGTGCACATCGGCAGGCATGACTGGCGCGTGATCACCGGCTACGGGCATGCGCCCGAGCACGTATCGTTGTTCTGCGCCGATCTCAATCTGCTGATCTCGGGCGACATGGTGCTGCCGCGCATATCGACCAACATCAGCGTGTTCGATCACGAGCCCGACGCCAACCCGCTGCCGCTCTACCTGAAATCGCTCGAGGCCTACGCCGATCTGCCCGAAGACACGCTCGTGCTGCCCTCGCACGGCCGGCCTTTCACCGGGCTGCACGAGCGCGTCCGGCAGCAGCAGGACCACCATGCCGAGCGGCTGGCCGAAGTGCAGGCCGCCTGCAAGGAAGGCCCCAAATCGACGACCGATATCGTGCCCGTGCTGTTCAAGCGCGCGCTCGATTTGCACCAGCTGACCTTCGCCATGGGCGAGGCGCTTGCGCACCTGCATGCGCTTTATTACGCGGGCAAGCTGCGGCGGCATCTCGGCGAAGACGGCATCATCCGTTTCACGGCGGCCTGA
- a CDS encoding acetyl-CoA C-acetyltransferase, with protein sequence MSDDIVIVAAQRTAVGKFGGTLAKTPAAELGAHVVKGLLAKTGVAGDAISEVILGQVLTAGVGQNPARQAVIKSGLPQSVPGMTINKVCGSGLKAVMLAAQAIKCGDAEIIIAGGQENMSAAPHVLLGSRDGQRMGDWKMIDSMIVDGLWDVYNQYHMGITAENVAKKYGITREMQDALALASQQKAAAAQDAGKFKDEILPFSIAQRKGDPLVFEVDEFVNRKTSADVLAGLRPAFDKAGSVTAGNASGINDGAAAVMVMSAKRAASLGLQPLAVIRAYASAGLDPSIMGMGPVPASQLCLKKAGWNAQDLDLMEINEAFAAQACAVNKEMDWDTSKINVNGGAIAIGHPIGASGCRILVTLLHEMNRRGSKKGLASLCIGGGMGVALAVERA encoded by the coding sequence ATGTCCGACGATATCGTGATCGTGGCGGCGCAACGAACGGCGGTTGGCAAATTCGGCGGCACGCTCGCCAAAACGCCGGCGGCGGAACTGGGCGCGCATGTGGTGAAAGGCCTGCTGGCCAAGACGGGGGTGGCCGGCGACGCCATTTCCGAAGTCATCCTGGGCCAGGTGCTGACGGCCGGCGTGGGCCAAAATCCGGCGCGTCAGGCCGTCATCAAGTCCGGCTTGCCGCAAAGCGTGCCGGGCATGACCATCAACAAGGTCTGCGGCTCGGGCCTGAAGGCCGTGATGCTGGCCGCGCAGGCGATCAAATGCGGCGACGCCGAGATCATCATCGCCGGCGGACAGGAAAACATGAGCGCCGCGCCGCACGTGCTGCTGGGTTCGCGCGACGGCCAGCGCATGGGCGACTGGAAGATGATCGATTCGATGATCGTCGACGGCCTGTGGGATGTCTACAACCAGTACCACATGGGCATCACGGCCGAAAACGTGGCCAAGAAGTACGGCATCACCCGCGAGATGCAGGACGCGCTGGCGCTGGCCTCCCAGCAGAAGGCCGCAGCGGCCCAGGATGCGGGCAAGTTCAAGGATGAGATCCTGCCGTTCAGCATCGCGCAAAGAAAGGGCGATCCCCTCGTCTTCGAGGTCGACGAGTTCGTGAACCGCAAGACCAGCGCCGACGTGCTGGCGGGCCTGCGTCCCGCCTTCGACAAGGCCGGCTCGGTGACCGCCGGCAATGCGTCGGGCATCAACGACGGCGCTGCCGCGGTGATGGTGATGTCGGCCAAGCGCGCCGCCAGCCTGGGCCTGCAACCGCTGGCCGTGATCCGCGCCTACGCCAGCGCCGGGCTGGACCCGTCCATCATGGGCATGGGTCCGGTACCCGCCTCGCAACTGTGCCTGAAGAAGGCCGGATGGAACGCGCAGGATCTGGACCTGATGGAAATCAACGAGGCCTTTGCCGCGCAGGCCTGCGCCGTCAACAAGGAAATGGACTGGGACACGAGCAAGATCAACGTCAACGGCGGGGCCATCGCCATCGGCCATCCGATCGGGGCGTCGGGCTGCCGCATCCTTGTGACCTTGCTGCACGAGATGAACCGCCGCGGCTCGAAGAAGGGCCTGGCCTCGCTATGCATCGGCGGCGGCATGGGCGTAGCGCTGGCGGTCGAGCGCGCCTGA
- a CDS encoding TVP38/TMEM64 family protein, translating to MQAASGSRNNARSKSIIARCGAGRIALLALIAALAIGFVQADGLHYLSIDYLKAQQAAFAHERDLHPVATSLVFCAVYVIVTALSIPGATVLTLAAGALFGAVWGTGLVSFASTLGAALAFGMSRYLLRVFVHARFPDRVRAINTGIEREGWMYLLSLRLIPVIPSWLINLLMGVTSIRLSTFWWASQMGTLPATALYVGVGTRLASVTSLGDAVSPAVLAALLALAVLPYAARRVLGLLRRRRG from the coding sequence ATGCAAGCAGCATCCGGCTCCCGAAACAATGCTCGCAGCAAGTCGATCATCGCGCGGTGCGGCGCAGGCCGGATCGCGCTGCTGGCGCTGATCGCGGCGCTGGCGATCGGCTTCGTCCAGGCCGATGGCTTGCATTACCTATCCATCGATTACCTGAAGGCGCAACAGGCCGCCTTCGCGCATGAACGCGATTTGCATCCCGTGGCGACCTCGCTGGTTTTTTGCGCCGTCTATGTCATCGTGACGGCACTATCCATTCCCGGAGCGACGGTGCTGACGCTCGCAGCGGGTGCCTTGTTCGGCGCAGTGTGGGGCACCGGCCTGGTCTCGTTCGCGTCCACGCTCGGCGCGGCACTGGCTTTCGGCATGTCGCGCTATCTGCTGCGCGTGTTCGTCCACGCCCGCTTCCCGGACCGGGTGCGCGCGATCAATACCGGCATCGAACGCGAAGGATGGATGTACTTGCTGTCCTTGCGCCTGATTCCGGTCATTCCATCCTGGCTGATCAATTTGCTGATGGGGGTGACCTCCATCAGGCTGTCGACCTTCTGGTGGGCAAGCCAGATGGGCACGCTGCCGGCCACGGCCCTCTATGTCGGCGTCGGCACCCGACTCGCCAGCGTGACGTCCCTGGGCGATGCCGTATCTCCGGCCGTTCTGGCCGCCTTGCTCGCGTTGGCGGTGCTGCCTTATGCGGCCAGGAGGGTGCTGGGTCTGCTGCGCCGACGTCGCGGTTAG
- a CDS encoding LysR family transcriptional regulator produces the protein MSFNHVRAIATFSKAVELGSIRQAALAQGVTPQAASQTIAQLEQHLGVRLLHRTTRSLALTEEGQHFLENTQPALAALDRALALAREGKDEIAGPLRIVGPKSSFAPILMPLLDEFCRKHPGIQPDVQLDDGLGNWVLDRADIGFRIGTSPDEGVIGRRLFPVQLILCAAPAYLATHGVPASLDELSAHRCSVFRHPASGKITPWYLTVNGEIEHRQMSPAISTNDTELEVQAVLSGQAIGQLASFSIAEHIRAARLVPVLLPHRSDPIGVHIYYGSRAAQPKRVRAFLDLAVSRLLNCSDYVLSSKELAAAAQRYKRSHQRR, from the coding sequence ATGTCTTTCAATCACGTCAGAGCAATTGCCACGTTCTCCAAGGCTGTCGAACTGGGCAGTATCCGGCAGGCTGCATTGGCGCAGGGCGTAACCCCTCAGGCGGCCAGCCAGACGATCGCCCAGTTGGAGCAGCACCTTGGCGTGCGCTTATTGCATCGCACAACACGCAGCTTGGCGCTGACCGAAGAGGGCCAGCATTTCCTCGAGAACACGCAACCGGCCCTGGCGGCGCTGGATCGGGCGCTGGCGCTGGCCCGCGAAGGCAAGGACGAGATTGCCGGACCGCTTCGCATCGTGGGCCCCAAGTCGTCTTTTGCCCCCATTCTGATGCCGCTGCTCGATGAATTCTGTCGGAAGCATCCGGGTATCCAACCCGACGTCCAGCTCGATGACGGCCTGGGAAACTGGGTGCTGGATCGGGCAGACATCGGATTTCGGATCGGCACCTCGCCGGATGAAGGCGTGATAGGCCGACGACTGTTCCCAGTCCAGTTGATCCTGTGTGCCGCGCCGGCCTATCTGGCCACGCACGGTGTGCCGGCCTCGCTGGACGAGTTGTCAGCGCACCGCTGCAGCGTTTTCCGGCATCCGGCATCCGGCAAGATCACGCCGTGGTACCTCACCGTAAATGGCGAAATCGAACATCGGCAGATGTCTCCGGCGATCTCGACCAATGACACCGAGCTGGAGGTACAGGCGGTGCTGTCGGGACAAGCGATAGGCCAACTGGCCAGCTTTTCGATCGCGGAACACATCCGGGCCGCGCGCCTGGTTCCCGTGCTGCTCCCGCATAGGAGCGACCCTATCGGAGTGCATATCTACTACGGCAGCCGAGCAGCCCAGCCCAAGCGAGTTCGTGCATTTCTGGACCTTGCTGTCTCCCGGCTCTTGAATTGCTCGGACTATGTCTTGTCCAGCAAGGAACTGGCCGCGGCCGCGCAGCGATACAAACGCTCCCATCAGCGCCGGTAG
- a CDS encoding zinc-dependent alcohol dehydrogenase family protein produces the protein MKATVLYGARDVRFEEVSEPTIIKPTDAVIRLSATCICGSDLWPYRGLNDVNEPRNMGHEYCGVVVEVGSAVTSIKPGQFVVGSFCLSDNTCPHCRFGFQSSCEQREFMTGAQAPLARVPLADGTLVALAEHPCDDLVPSLLAASDVLGTGWYAANAARVEPGCTAVVVGDGAVGLMGVLSAKQMGAGRIIAMSRHKTRQDLALEYGATHIISERGDAGVARVKELTQGIGADAVLECVGTKESMQQALSIARPGSMIGYVGVPHGVQLEGQSLFFSQVGMLGGPAPVRRFLPKLIDMILERKINPGKVFDLALPIADVAEGYRAMDERRAIKVLLRP, from the coding sequence ATGAAAGCTACAGTTCTTTATGGTGCACGGGATGTTCGCTTCGAAGAGGTCTCCGAGCCGACAATCATCAAGCCGACCGATGCTGTTATCAGGCTGTCGGCCACGTGTATCTGCGGTTCGGACTTGTGGCCCTATCGCGGCCTGAACGACGTCAATGAACCGAGAAACATGGGACATGAATATTGCGGCGTCGTGGTCGAAGTGGGCAGCGCGGTTACCTCGATCAAGCCGGGCCAGTTCGTCGTCGGTTCGTTCTGCTTGTCCGACAACACCTGTCCGCATTGCCGCTTTGGCTTCCAATCTTCCTGCGAGCAACGCGAATTCATGACCGGAGCGCAGGCGCCGCTGGCACGCGTGCCGTTGGCAGACGGCACGCTCGTGGCATTGGCTGAGCATCCCTGCGATGACTTGGTCCCGAGCTTGCTGGCGGCTTCCGACGTGCTCGGCACAGGCTGGTATGCCGCCAACGCGGCACGGGTCGAGCCAGGGTGTACCGCTGTGGTGGTCGGTGACGGCGCGGTGGGACTGATGGGTGTGCTCTCGGCCAAGCAGATGGGAGCCGGGCGCATCATCGCCATGAGCCGTCACAAGACCCGTCAGGATCTCGCCCTGGAGTATGGTGCGACCCATATCATCTCCGAACGTGGCGATGCGGGCGTGGCCCGGGTCAAGGAACTGACCCAGGGTATCGGCGCGGACGCGGTGCTCGAGTGCGTAGGCACGAAGGAGTCCATGCAGCAGGCCCTCAGCATCGCGCGTCCAGGTAGCATGATCGGTTACGTCGGCGTGCCCCATGGCGTCCAGCTCGAAGGGCAGTCGCTGTTTTTCTCCCAGGTCGGCATGCTCGGCGGTCCTGCTCCGGTGCGCCGCTTCCTGCCCAAGTTGATCGATATGATCCTCGAGCGCAAGATCAACCCCGGCAAGGTGTTCGATCTGGCCTTGCCGATCGCCGATGTCGCCGAAGGCTATCGGGCGATGGACGAGCGCCGCGCGATCAAGGTGCTGCTGCGGCCCTGA
- a CDS encoding alpha/beta hydrolase, whose translation MPSACLPHWTTLAPEEIERQFNPRASVPNATDYFDRMAPHNRAAQAALVCRRDLPYGDHPLRRVDIYTPKNPGNTPAPVHLFIHGGYWRALDKSDYAFIAQALCARGITTVLANYELCPGTTLDGVVDSALAAFAWTCQNIRQYGGDPARISLSGHSAGAHLAAAVLSHDWSGVPGIPKALASTTLISGVFDPEPAMHTSVNKDLHLTREIAARNNLQARVPTLAGPIALFVGALEPPYWVDMTTRYAHTLRQAGLAPSVQVVPGCHHFDITDQYLEAGSVIGRSIAY comes from the coding sequence ATGCCATCTGCCTGCCTGCCGCACTGGACTACGCTCGCCCCCGAGGAAATCGAGCGCCAATTCAATCCCAGGGCGTCCGTGCCCAACGCCACCGACTACTTTGACCGCATGGCGCCGCACAACCGGGCGGCACAAGCCGCGCTGGTCTGCCGGCGCGACCTGCCCTACGGCGATCACCCGCTGCGCCGCGTGGATATCTATACCCCGAAGAACCCGGGCAATACGCCCGCCCCCGTGCACTTGTTCATCCACGGCGGCTATTGGCGCGCACTGGACAAAAGCGACTACGCCTTCATCGCCCAGGCGCTCTGCGCGCGCGGCATTACCACCGTGCTTGCGAACTACGAGCTATGCCCGGGCACCACCCTGGACGGCGTGGTCGACTCCGCCCTGGCCGCCTTCGCCTGGACCTGCCAGAACATCCGGCAATACGGCGGCGATCCCGCGCGCATCAGCCTTTCGGGCCACTCGGCCGGCGCGCACCTGGCCGCCGCCGTGCTTTCCCATGACTGGAGCGGCGTACCCGGCATTCCCAAGGCCCTAGCCAGCACCACCCTGATCAGCGGCGTCTTCGACCCCGAACCCGCCATGCACACCAGCGTGAACAAAGACCTGCATCTCACCAGAGAAATCGCCGCCCGCAACAACCTGCAAGCCCGCGTTCCCACCCTGGCCGGCCCCATTGCCCTGTTCGTGGGCGCGCTCGAGCCGCCGTATTGGGTGGACATGACCACGCGCTACGCCCATACCCTGCGCCAGGCCGGCCTGGCGCCCAGCGTGCAGGTGGTGCCGGGCTGCCATCATTTTGACATCACGGACCAGTATCTGGAGGCTGGGAGCGTGATAGGACGGTCGATCGCCTATTGA
- a CDS encoding DUF1778 domain-containing protein, with amino-acid sequence MPAQTRSSPAAALKSSRLGLRTTPEQEAVLRRAADVAHKSLTEFILDAATRAAEQTLLDQRLFMVSGSQYQALLELLDRPEEHNPGLADLFARKAPWEAR; translated from the coding sequence ATGCCTGCACAAACCCGTTCTTCTCCTGCTGCCGCCCTGAAATCTTCTCGCCTTGGTTTGCGTACCACGCCAGAACAGGAAGCCGTATTACGGCGCGCTGCGGATGTCGCGCATAAATCCTTGACCGAGTTCATTCTGGACGCTGCGACCCGGGCCGCGGAGCAAACCCTGCTCGACCAGCGGCTGTTCATGGTGTCTGGCTCCCAGTATCAAGCCTTGCTGGAATTGCTTGACCGTCCGGAAGAGCACAACCCGGGGTTGGCTGACCTCTTCGCCAGGAAAGCCCCCTGGGAGGCTCGATGA
- a CDS encoding GNAT family N-acetyltransferase — protein sequence MSLSAPAALEVHHHLEGFDCGKPALTDWLLRHARQAQGSGSARTFVVCDDQRVAGYFSLTVGQVDTSEVPERVRRGMGQYPIPVVLLARLAVDTDYQGKGAGVGMLKKAVQRTLLISEQAGIRALLTHPIDEQAKAFYRKFGFEPAPEQEDQLILLLKDARQYVRIA from the coding sequence ATGAGCCTGTCGGCACCCGCAGCGCTCGAAGTCCACCATCATCTTGAAGGGTTCGATTGCGGTAAACCGGCGTTGACCGATTGGCTGTTGCGTCATGCCCGGCAGGCCCAGGGCAGTGGTTCCGCCAGAACCTTTGTCGTTTGCGATGATCAGCGCGTGGCGGGGTATTTCAGCCTGACGGTCGGTCAGGTCGACACAAGCGAAGTCCCGGAGAGAGTCCGGCGTGGCATGGGTCAATACCCCATCCCTGTTGTGCTGCTAGCCCGCCTGGCTGTTGATACCGACTACCAAGGAAAAGGTGCTGGGGTGGGCATGTTGAAAAAGGCCGTCCAGCGCACCCTGCTCATTTCGGAACAGGCTGGGATACGCGCTTTGCTGACCCACCCCATTGATGAACAAGCGAAGGCGTTCTATCGAAAATTCGGGTTTGAACCCGCGCCGGAGCAAGAAGATCAGCTGATATTGCTTCTGAAGGATGCTCGACAGTACGTCCGGATTGCGTGA